From the genome of Candidatus Desulfarcum epimagneticum, one region includes:
- a CDS encoding conserved hypothetical protein (Evidence 4 : Unknown function but conserved in other organisms), translating into MDIFKRHEIFEIETLKRLKAHHLLEPLAFGGGTMLRLCHELSRYSADLDFWFVKERDYEKYFDKMAKALGKDCEITDSQIKFHTLLFEIRSPGYPRRLKIEIRKQSGEFDFQDQIAFSRHSVIQVIVRAFTLEQMMKNKTAALADRGEIRDGFDIEFLLRKGVALPDMDDSRVSRIERAVKGFKPSDFKVKLGSILESDMRKYHVENGFGLLEQKIRSLQGRRSAV; encoded by the coding sequence ATGGATATTTTTAAGCGGCATGAAATTTTTGAGATCGAAACGCTTAAGCGCTTAAAAGCCCATCATCTTCTGGAGCCGCTGGCTTTCGGCGGGGGAACCATGCTGAGGCTTTGCCATGAATTGAGCCGGTATTCCGCTGATCTCGATTTCTGGTTTGTCAAAGAGCGCGACTATGAAAAATATTTTGACAAGATGGCAAAAGCCCTGGGCAAAGACTGCGAAATAACCGACTCGCAGATCAAATTTCACACCCTTTTATTTGAGATTCGCTCCCCTGGTTACCCGAGAAGACTTAAAATAGAGATCCGAAAACAATCGGGGGAGTTCGATTTTCAGGACCAAATCGCCTTTTCAAGGCACAGCGTCATCCAGGTGATCGTAAGGGCCTTCACCCTTGAGCAGATGATGAAAAACAAGACGGCGGCTTTGGCGGACAGGGGCGAGATACGGGACGGTTTTGACATTGAGTTTCTTTTGAGAAAAGGCGTCGCGCTTCCGGATATGGATGATTCCCGGGTTTCACGGATCGAACGAGCAGTGAAGGGTTTCAAACCATCCGATTTCAAGGTGAAACTCGGCTCTATCCTGGAAAGCGACATGCGAAAATACCACGTTGAGAACGGATTTGGGCTGCTTGAGCAAAAAATCCGTTCTCTTCAGGGCCGCCGGTCCGCCGTTTGA
- a CDS encoding conserved hypothetical protein (Evidence 4 : Unknown function but conserved in other organisms), protein MKFFRLNEIKKLYFGYEDIAKALEIAPASARVAASRYVAQGLLVRVKRNLYIIKDKWRRLDKESLFAVANLIRTPSYISFMTALERHEITTQMQRGFFESAASKRSGEVEIERVFFHFRKINPTLYFGFERVDGGFFIALPEKALLDAVYLKSMGRYDFDASSIDFSRFDPGVLNRFAEKFPERVRGMLKQNGYF, encoded by the coding sequence ATGAAATTTTTCCGGCTCAATGAAATCAAAAAGCTTTATTTTGGATATGAGGATATCGCAAAGGCGCTGGAAATCGCCCCCGCTTCCGCGAGAGTGGCGGCGTCCCGCTACGTGGCCCAGGGGCTCCTGGTCCGGGTCAAAAGGAATCTTTACATCATCAAGGACAAATGGCGGCGCCTGGACAAAGAAAGCCTGTTCGCTGTGGCCAATTTGATCCGGACCCCGTCGTATATTTCCTTTATGACGGCCCTGGAACGCCACGAGATCACCACCCAGATGCAGCGGGGTTTTTTTGAATCGGCGGCGTCAAAGAGATCCGGAGAGGTGGAAATAGAGCGCGTTTTTTTTCATTTCAGGAAAATAAACCCGACCTTGTATTTCGGGTTCGAAAGGGTGGACGGCGGCTTTTTTATCGCCCTTCCTGAAAAAGCCCTTCTGGACGCCGTTTATCTCAAATCCATGGGCAGGTATGATTTTGACGCCTCGTCCATTGATTTCAGCCGGTTCGATCCCGGCGTTTTAAACCGTTTCGCGGAAAAATTTCCGGAAAGAGTCCGGGGAATGCTTAAACAAAATGGATATTTTTAA
- the truA gene encoding tRNA pseudouridine synthase A — MKKNFKLVIEYDGTAYHGWQRQKDAVTVQETIERAVFSVTREKVSLLGSGRTDAGVHARGQTANFLCETRLSAHVMKRALNSLLPDDIVICDCETAPESFHARYDAKSKIYRYFFLNTPHPSAIRRRHVWHIPQKLDVEAMSDAARRVAGRHDFKAFEGHGRPDTDARRHVMAAALFEKKGGRLVFEIEADGFLRHMVRNIVGTLVEAGLGRMDPGEIGEIFRSRDRGRAGPTAPARGLFLWEVKY; from the coding sequence GTGAAAAAAAATTTCAAACTGGTCATTGAGTACGACGGGACCGCCTACCACGGCTGGCAGCGGCAGAAAGACGCGGTCACGGTTCAGGAAACCATTGAGCGCGCGGTTTTTTCCGTCACCCGGGAAAAGGTCTCCCTTCTGGGATCGGGCCGCACGGACGCCGGGGTCCACGCGCGGGGTCAGACGGCGAATTTTTTATGCGAGACCCGGCTTTCCGCCCATGTGATGAAACGGGCGCTCAACAGCCTGCTTCCGGATGACATTGTCATATGCGACTGCGAGACGGCGCCGGAATCCTTCCACGCCCGGTATGACGCCAAAAGCAAAATATACCGGTACTTTTTTTTAAACACGCCCCACCCGTCGGCCATACGCCGCCGTCACGTCTGGCATATCCCCCAAAAACTGGATGTGGAGGCCATGTCCGACGCGGCCCGGCGCGTGGCGGGCCGGCATGATTTCAAGGCGTTCGAGGGACACGGCCGTCCGGACACGGACGCCCGGCGGCATGTCATGGCGGCGGCCCTTTTCGAAAAAAAAGGGGGGCGCCTGGTGTTTGAGATCGAGGCCGACGGCTTTTTGCGCCACATGGTGAGAAATATCGTGGGGACCCTGGTGGAGGCGGGCCTGGGAAGAATGGACCCGGGAGAGATTGGGGAGATTTTTCGGTCCCGGGACCGGGGCCGGGCCGGGCCCACCGCGCCCGCGAGGGGGCTTTTTTTGTGGGAGGTGAAGTATTGA
- a CDS encoding SAM-dependent methyltransferase, giving the protein MISIDFKRLEVRPGFRVLDIGCGSGRHACAFYARENVWVIGADLSPDDLAAAGKNLAFHDEVGEVGGGRWDLAAADITRLPFPDGFFDIVVCSEVMEHVPDEKKAASEIARVIKPGGQLAASVPRRWPETICWRLSDAYHAASGGHIRIYTQKKISALFKDAGFSKRAVHFAHSLHTPYWWLKCLVGPERKDPALLRLYHRFLVWDMMKKPALTKALDVFLNPVMGKSVTMYFKKDGDGRRRGSGEKKFQTGH; this is encoded by the coding sequence GTGATTTCAATCGATTTTAAAAGACTGGAGGTAAGACCCGGGTTCCGGGTTCTGGACATCGGGTGCGGCTCGGGGCGTCACGCGTGCGCGTTTTACGCCCGGGAGAATGTGTGGGTCATCGGGGCGGATCTGAGCCCGGACGATCTGGCGGCGGCCGGGAAAAATCTGGCCTTTCATGATGAGGTCGGGGAGGTTGGGGGAGGGCGCTGGGACCTGGCGGCGGCCGACATCACCCGCCTGCCCTTCCCGGACGGTTTTTTCGACATCGTGGTCTGCTCCGAGGTGATGGAGCATGTGCCGGATGAAAAAAAGGCGGCGTCTGAAATCGCCCGGGTTATCAAACCCGGCGGGCAGCTGGCGGCCAGCGTGCCCCGACGCTGGCCGGAGACGATCTGCTGGCGTCTGTCCGACGCGTATCACGCCGCCAGCGGCGGGCACATCCGCATCTACACACAAAAAAAAATATCGGCCCTTTTTAAAGACGCCGGTTTTTCGAAGCGCGCCGTTCATTTCGCCCACAGCCTTCACACCCCCTACTGGTGGCTCAAATGCCTTGTGGGCCCGGAGCGCAAAGACCCTGCCCTCCTGCGCCTTTATCACCGTTTCCTGGTGTGGGACATGATGAAAAAGCCCGCTTTGACAAAGGCGCTGGATGTTTTCTTAAACCCGGTCATGGGCAAAAGCGTGACGATGTATTTCAAAAAAGACGGGGACGGCCGGCGGCGGGGGAGCGGTGAAAAAAAATTTCAAACTGGTCATTGA
- a CDS encoding Glycosyl transferase family 1 gives MKKNQTGPKPGPERSLKRRRSLKQDRPLKICLVSYRSNPHCGGQGVYLKNLSRALKRLGHHVEALSGPPDPMLDPDVPVHRPDCLDLYNPEDLFRVPFPGELADPVNLLEWMGVSTMGFPEPFTFGLRAYRFLRKNPGRYDIIHDNQSLSYGIWALSRLVPVIATIHHPITVDRRIAFQNAGSFIEKMQALRWFSFLGMQKTVSRRLLRIITVSKASARDIGRDFDIPRDRFEIVPNGIDTRLFKPVPGVVREKNRLIVTTSSDTPLKGLEHLLKALWVVSKIKKVRLVVIGTPKKDGDILKLIRRLEIGERVRFTGRVSDRELVRHYARASVAVTPSVYEGFGLPAGEAMACGVPVISTTGGALPEVVGDAGVLVPPSDFRALARGVLDLLNHPHRAAELGRAGFERVQARFTWEKAAEKTVAAHRKAIRDFNRF, from the coding sequence TTGAAAAAAAACCAGACAGGGCCGAAGCCGGGCCCGGAGCGCTCTTTAAAACGGCGCCGCTCTTTAAAACAGGACCGTCCGTTGAAAATATGCCTGGTCAGCTACCGAAGCAACCCCCATTGCGGGGGCCAGGGCGTTTACCTGAAAAACCTCAGCCGGGCCTTGAAACGCCTGGGGCACCATGTGGAGGCGCTGTCGGGGCCCCCGGACCCCATGCTGGATCCCGACGTGCCCGTTCATCGGCCGGATTGTCTGGACCTTTACAATCCCGAGGACCTGTTCCGGGTCCCGTTCCCGGGGGAGCTGGCCGATCCCGTCAATCTTCTGGAGTGGATGGGGGTCTCCACCATGGGATTTCCCGAGCCCTTCACCTTCGGGCTTCGGGCATATCGGTTTTTAAGAAAAAACCCGGGGCGCTATGACATCATCCACGACAACCAGAGTCTTTCCTACGGCATATGGGCGCTGTCCCGTCTGGTCCCGGTCATCGCCACGATTCACCATCCCATCACCGTGGACCGCCGGATCGCCTTTCAAAACGCCGGGTCTTTTATTGAAAAAATGCAGGCGCTGAGGTGGTTTTCATTTTTGGGCATGCAAAAAACCGTGTCCCGGAGGCTTTTAAGGATCATCACGGTGTCAAAGGCCTCCGCCCGTGACATCGGCCGGGACTTTGATATTCCCCGGGACCGGTTTGAGATCGTGCCCAACGGGATCGACACCCGGCTTTTTAAACCGGTCCCGGGAGTGGTTCGGGAAAAAAACCGCCTGATTGTCACCACCAGCTCGGACACGCCCCTGAAGGGCCTGGAGCATCTTTTAAAGGCGCTGTGGGTGGTGTCAAAAATTAAAAAGGTCCGCCTGGTGGTCATCGGGACCCCGAAAAAAGACGGGGACATTTTAAAGCTCATCCGGCGCCTGGAGATCGGCGAGCGGGTCCGGTTCACCGGCCGGGTGAGCGACCGGGAGCTGGTGAGGCATTACGCCCGGGCCTCGGTGGCCGTGACCCCTTCGGTGTACGAGGGGTTCGGGCTTCCGGCCGGGGAGGCCATGGCCTGCGGCGTTCCCGTCATCAGCACCACCGGCGGGGCCCTGCCCGAGGTGGTGGGGGACGCGGGCGTTCTGGTTCCCCCGTCGGATTTCCGGGCGCTGGCCCGGGGCGTTCTGGACCTTTTAAACCATCCCCACCGCGCCGCCGAACTGGGCCGGGCCGGCTTTGAGCGGGTTCAGGCGCGTTTCACCTGGGAAAAGGCCGCTGAAAAAACAGTGGCGGCGCACAGAAAGGCGATTCGTGATTTCAATCGATTTTAA
- the ispG gene encoding 1-hydroxy-2-methyl-2-(E)-butenyl 4-diphosphate synthase (Evidence 2a : Function from experimental evidences in other organisms; PubMedId : 11752431, 21172855; Product type e : enzyme) yields the protein MTKPRKKTRRIYVGRVPIGDGAPVAVQSMTHSDTRDVEGTVGQIKRLEKAGCEIVRAAVVDMEAAKALGEIKKRISIPLVADIHFDFRLALAAAEAGADCLRINPGNIGGEKKTRAVVEMAKARGISIRVGVNAGSLEKDILKRHGSATPEALAQSALRSIDMIRSMDFHDMKISIKASDVWRTVEACRFLSEKTSLPLHIGITEAGGLYPGIVKSSIGIGALLAEGIGDTIRVSLSRDPVEEVRVGFEILRALHIRQRGPEIISCPTCGRCGIDLFGLVEEVERALLTETRNIKVAIMGCVVNGPGEAREADVGIAGGKGQGILFKKGKAVRKVPQDQLAQALLKEMDTF from the coding sequence ATGACAAAACCAAGAAAAAAGACCCGGCGGATTTACGTGGGCCGCGTTCCCATCGGCGACGGCGCGCCTGTGGCGGTTCAGTCCATGACCCATTCGGACACCCGGGACGTCGAGGGCACGGTGGGCCAGATCAAGCGCCTGGAAAAGGCCGGGTGCGAGATTGTCCGGGCGGCGGTGGTGGACATGGAGGCGGCCAAAGCCCTGGGGGAGATCAAAAAGCGGATTTCCATTCCCCTGGTGGCCGACATTCACTTTGATTTCAGGCTGGCCCTGGCCGCGGCCGAGGCCGGGGCCGACTGCCTTCGGATCAACCCGGGCAACATCGGCGGGGAAAAAAAGACCCGGGCCGTGGTGGAGATGGCAAAGGCCCGGGGCATTTCCATTCGGGTGGGGGTGAACGCGGGCTCCCTTGAAAAAGACATTCTGAAACGGCATGGCTCGGCCACCCCCGAGGCCCTGGCGCAAAGCGCCCTGCGAAGCATCGACATGATCCGCTCCATGGATTTTCATGACATGAAGATCTCCATCAAGGCGTCCGATGTGTGGCGGACCGTGGAGGCGTGCCGGTTTCTGTCCGAAAAAACCTCCCTGCCCCTTCACATCGGGATCACCGAGGCCGGGGGCCTGTACCCGGGGATTGTGAAATCCTCCATCGGCATCGGCGCCCTTCTGGCCGAAGGCATCGGGGACACCATCCGGGTATCGCTGAGCCGGGACCCGGTGGAGGAGGTCCGGGTGGGTTTTGAGATACTCCGGGCGCTCCATATTCGCCAAAGGGGCCCGGAGATCATATCCTGCCCCACGTGCGGCCGGTGCGGCATCGACCTGTTCGGTCTGGTGGAGGAGGTGGAGCGGGCGCTTTTGACCGAGACCCGGAACATCAAGGTGGCCATCATGGGCTGCGTGGTGAACGGACCCGGCGAGGCGCGGGAAGCCGATGTGGGAATCGCCGGGGGCAAGGGCCAGGGCATTTTATTTAAAAAGGGAAAGGCCGTCCGAAAGGTTCCCCAGGACCAGCTGGCGCAGGCGCTTTTAAAAGAAATGGACACATTTTGA
- a CDS encoding Putrescine-binding periplasmic protein has translation MRKCVCCLFIFFFLIPVMSPASAGAAGNEIRIFIWSEYMDEINMPRAFEKATGIRARLDMYESNEEMMAKLQAGGAGQYDIIVPSDYIIPSLIKLGLVRRLDHSRLPNLKNLGTRFRKVSFDPGNLYSVGWQWGTVGLMYDKTRLPDSAASSWSVVFDPEKDFGPFWLIDGVREMMGAALLYMGRDFNSVDPGDLKAAADLLVKTKKRKSCLGFKGGVGGKNDVVAGVAAAAIVYNGDAVKAIAEDPKRLGFAVPKEGSEIWLDSMCVPAKAPNPDGAHQWINWILDPEVGAALSNYNHYATPNEAAIPYLDKKDRENPGVWPPPEVMGTLVFTMDLGRDNRLMDQAWTRAKSN, from the coding sequence ATGAGGAAATGTGTGTGTTGTTTGTTTATATTTTTTTTTCTGATTCCAGTCATGTCCCCGGCGTCGGCCGGGGCCGCCGGAAATGAGATTCGGATTTTCATATGGTCCGAATACATGGATGAGATCAATATGCCCCGGGCGTTTGAAAAAGCCACCGGGATCCGCGCGCGTCTGGACATGTACGAGTCCAACGAGGAGATGATGGCCAAGCTCCAGGCCGGGGGCGCGGGCCAGTATGACATCATCGTTCCCTCGGACTATATCATTCCCAGCCTGATCAAGCTGGGTCTTGTCCGGCGTCTGGACCATTCCAGGCTGCCCAACCTGAAAAACCTGGGAACGCGATTTCGGAAGGTGTCCTTTGACCCGGGAAACCTCTATTCCGTGGGATGGCAGTGGGGAACGGTGGGGCTGATGTACGACAAAACCCGGCTTCCGGATTCCGCCGCCTCGTCCTGGTCGGTGGTTTTTGATCCGGAAAAGGACTTCGGGCCGTTCTGGCTCATTGACGGGGTCCGGGAAATGATGGGCGCGGCCCTGCTTTACATGGGACGGGATTTCAACTCCGTGGATCCCGGGGATTTGAAGGCGGCCGCCGATCTTTTGGTCAAAACGAAAAAAAGAAAATCCTGCCTGGGCTTCAAAGGCGGGGTGGGGGGAAAAAACGATGTGGTGGCCGGCGTGGCCGCCGCCGCCATTGTGTATAACGGGGACGCCGTTAAAGCCATCGCCGAAGACCCCAAACGTCTGGGATTCGCTGTCCCGAAGGAGGGCAGCGAGATATGGCTGGACTCCATGTGCGTGCCGGCGAAAGCCCCCAACCCGGACGGCGCCCATCAGTGGATCAACTGGATCCTGGACCCCGAGGTGGGCGCGGCGCTTTCCAATTACAACCATTACGCCACCCCCAACGAGGCCGCCATTCCCTATCTGGACAAAAAAGACCGGGAAAATCCCGGTGTGTGGCCCCCGCCGGAGGTCATGGGGACCCTGGTGTTCACAATGGACCTGGGCAGGGACAACCGTTTGATGGATCAGGCGTGGACGAGGGCGAAATCGAATTGA
- the potC gene encoding Spermidine/putrescine transport system permease protein PotC: protein MKRLPFMVSALAVFALFFLYLPLMAVAVFSVNATKYGLVWKGFTLDWYLRLFENDMILAAAWNTLALAGASTLAATLIGSALAIGMERFPWPAASGKWMDLVLHVPVVIPDIIMAAALVIVFSLLRGIFSLFEPGLLNMIIGHVTFQSAFVALVVRSRLAVLGPEIEEAACDLFATPAYILRKVTLPLLAPGIAAGAMLAFTLSLDDFVISFFTAGPESVTLPLYIFAAVRRGVTPEIHALSTLVLLATAILVVGAERATRRRIKPAGGLK from the coding sequence GTGAAACGTCTTCCATTCATGGTGAGCGCGCTGGCGGTTTTTGCCCTGTTTTTTTTGTACCTGCCCCTGATGGCCGTGGCCGTGTTTTCGGTCAACGCCACAAAATACGGCCTGGTGTGGAAGGGATTCACCCTGGACTGGTATCTGAGGCTTTTTGAAAACGACATGATTCTGGCCGCCGCGTGGAACACCCTGGCCCTGGCCGGGGCCTCCACCTTGGCGGCCACGCTCATCGGCTCGGCTCTGGCCATCGGGATGGAAAGATTTCCATGGCCCGCCGCGTCCGGAAAATGGATGGATCTGGTTCTTCATGTTCCGGTGGTCATACCGGATATTATTATGGCCGCCGCGCTGGTGATTGTGTTCAGCCTGCTTCGGGGGATTTTTTCCCTGTTCGAGCCGGGGCTTTTGAACATGATCATCGGGCATGTCACCTTCCAGAGCGCCTTTGTGGCCCTGGTGGTGAGAAGCCGCCTGGCGGTCCTGGGGCCGGAGATCGAGGAGGCGGCCTGCGATCTGTTCGCGACCCCGGCCTATATTTTAAGAAAGGTGACCCTTCCCCTTCTGGCGCCGGGCATCGCCGCCGGGGCCATGCTGGCGTTCACCCTGTCTCTGGACGATTTTGTCATCAGTTTTTTCACGGCGGGGCCCGAGTCGGTCACCCTTCCCCTGTATATTTTCGCCGCGGTCAGGCGGGGGGTCACTCCCGAGATTCACGCCCTGTCCACCCTGGTTCTTCTGGCCACGGCGATCCTGGTGGTCGGGGCCGAGCGCGCCACCCGCCGGCGGATTAAACCTGCGGGCGGATTAAAATAG
- a CDS encoding Spermidine/putrescine transport system permease protein: MPIHNMKKNRIKTSPSPSPESPDALITWRGELARPRTLLKRGLALLTPGMAWFAVFLLIPGLVLIAVSFAGRGEFGELVWEFSADNYKRLAGFGAFGWTSNYLMIFLRSIKTAFVTTALCVAVSYPLAFFIAARPERTRYFWLTLVIIPFWTNMVIRAYAWFLILSPDLPFAGIAAFFGLVEPGSPLYPGPLAVYLGMVSIFLPFTALPIYAVVERLDWEVAEAARDLFASAPRVFFQAILPQTLPGLYVGIILSFAPAMGVFVIPDLLGGAKYMLVGNLIRDQFGAGRDWAFGAAVSMALTALSFVGIYFFTRKARGGRQA; this comes from the coding sequence TTGCCGATTCATAACATGAAAAAAAACCGAATTAAAACGAGCCCTTCGCCTTCCCCGGAAAGCCCGGACGCCCTGATCACGTGGCGGGGCGAGCTGGCGAGGCCCCGGACCCTTCTGAAACGGGGGCTTGCGCTTCTGACGCCCGGCATGGCGTGGTTCGCCGTGTTTCTTCTGATTCCCGGTCTGGTCCTGATCGCGGTGAGCTTCGCGGGCCGGGGGGAGTTCGGGGAGCTGGTCTGGGAGTTTTCGGCGGACAACTACAAACGCCTGGCCGGTTTCGGGGCCTTTGGGTGGACGTCCAACTATTTGATGATTTTTCTGCGCTCCATCAAGACCGCCTTTGTCACCACCGCGCTGTGCGTGGCCGTCTCCTATCCCCTGGCCTTTTTCATCGCGGCCCGGCCCGAGCGGACCCGTTATTTCTGGCTCACCCTGGTGATCATTCCCTTCTGGACCAACATGGTCATCCGGGCCTACGCGTGGTTTCTGATCCTGTCCCCGGACCTTCCCTTTGCCGGGATCGCCGCTTTTTTTGGGCTCGTGGAGCCCGGATCTCCCCTGTACCCCGGCCCCCTGGCGGTTTACCTGGGCATGGTCTCCATCTTTCTTCCTTTCACGGCGCTGCCCATTTACGCCGTCGTGGAGAGGCTGGACTGGGAGGTGGCGGAGGCGGCCCGCGACCTTTTCGCCTCCGCCCCCCGGGTGTTTTTCCAGGCGATTCTGCCCCAGACCCTGCCGGGCCTGTATGTGGGGATCATCCTGTCCTTTGCGCCGGCCATGGGGGTGTTTGTGATTCCCGATCTTTTAGGGGGCGCCAAATACATGCTGGTGGGGAATCTGATCCGGGATCAGTTTGGGGCCGGCCGGGACTGGGCGTTCGGCGCCGCCGTGAGCATGGCCCTGACGGCCCTTTCCTTTGTGGGGATTTATTTTTTCACCCGAAAAGCGCGGGGAGGGCGACAGGCGTGA